In Microbacterium foliorum, the following proteins share a genomic window:
- a CDS encoding DUF6882 domain-containing protein encodes MTFAALQPLADRAALFSALRQDSLATALEDLGDNRWDADMAAGTLTFTSNADATRQLVTRAHLVATIAPGPRSLLWAWAHPQGDPAGIAAQLRDYGTQHGIAELSETEIPFPADATGDAEWITAAGHTVGAVAVELTGRAPYYLAPVGGGTYAVFLLDAPLPPLTVASAAIVLPRILAGLALSDARTAVWDAARLAGWNLTWTDESFSGATVADATGTATFRFDEQARITNIESSLHPQG; translated from the coding sequence ATGACCTTCGCCGCGCTCCAGCCGCTCGCAGACCGTGCTGCACTGTTCTCCGCCCTCCGCCAGGATTCCCTGGCCACCGCTCTCGAGGACCTCGGCGATAACCGCTGGGATGCCGACATGGCGGCGGGGACCCTCACGTTCACCTCGAACGCCGATGCCACCCGTCAGCTCGTCACCCGCGCCCACCTCGTCGCGACGATCGCCCCGGGTCCGCGTTCGCTGCTCTGGGCGTGGGCGCACCCACAGGGCGACCCGGCGGGGATCGCCGCACAGCTTCGCGACTACGGCACCCAGCACGGCATCGCCGAGCTGAGCGAGACCGAGATCCCCTTCCCCGCCGACGCCACCGGAGACGCCGAGTGGATCACCGCGGCCGGTCACACCGTCGGCGCCGTGGCCGTCGAGCTCACGGGCCGCGCTCCCTACTACCTCGCACCCGTCGGCGGAGGCACCTACGCGGTGTTCCTCCTCGATGCCCCTCTTCCTCCGCTCACCGTCGCATCCGCCGCGATCGTCCTCCCCCGCATCCTCGCGGGCCTGGCGCTGTCCGACGCCCGCACGGCCGTATGGGATGCCGCCCGGCTCGCCGGCTGGAACCTCACCTGGACCGACGAGTCCTTCTCGGGCGCCACGGTCGCCGATGCGACAGGCACCGCGACGTTCCGCTTCGACGAACAGGCACGCATCACCAACATCGAGAGCAGCCTGCACCCGCAGGGCTGA